The Medicago truncatula cultivar Jemalong A17 chromosome 4, MtrunA17r5.0-ANR, whole genome shotgun sequence genome includes a region encoding these proteins:
- the LOC25494107 gene encoding tyrosine--tRNA ligase, chloroplastic/mitochondrial encodes MATNFASRSIFFSHSAKLFIFPFKPPLSSSSRLPFSRTTCTLQHQQPPNVIGILEQRGLLDSITNESLRTISSNTINAPLKVYCGFDPTAQSLHLGNLLALIVLSWFRRSGHNVVALIGGATARVGDPSGKSLERPQLDVQTLERNTAGIENTIRTILGRVQNHPNSGNGNDSVVVLNNYDWWKEFSLLDFLKRVGKYARVGSMMAKESVRKRLESEHGMSYTEFTYQLLQGYDFLYLFQNEGVNVQIGGSDQWGNITAGTELIRKILQVEGGTYGLTFPLLLKSDGTKFGKSEDGAIWLAPSMLSPYKFYQYFFSVPDADVVRFLKILTFLDIYEIVKLEEEMKRPGYMPNTAQRRLAEEVTRFVHGEDGLSEALRATEALRPGSETKLDWKTIEGIAEDVPSCSLAYDEVLNQSLVDLSVSSGLFDSKSAARRLLKQGGVYLNNSRVDSENKRIEAADIVDGKVLLLSAGKKNKVLVRIA; translated from the coding sequence ATGGCCACAAATTTTGCTTCAAGGTCGATTTTCTTCTCTCATTCCGCCAAGCTCTTCATCTTTCCATTCAAACcccctctttcttcttcttcacgcCTCCCCTTTTCTCGAACAACCTGCACTCTCCAACACCAACAACCTCCGAATGTCATCGGAATCCTCGAACAAAGAGGTTTACTCGACTCAATAACAAATGAGTCTCTCAGAaccatttcatcaaacaccatCAACGCACCCTTAAAAGTTTACTGTGGATTCGACCCAACTGCCCAAAGCTTGCATTTGGGCAATTTATTGGCTCTCATTGTTCTCTCATGGTTCCGCCGCTCCGGCCATAACGTCGTCGCGTTGATCGGTGGTGCCACCGCGCGTGTCGGTGACCCATCAGGGAAAAGCCTTGAAAGACCTCAGCTTGATGTTCAAACTTTGGAGAGGAACACTGCTGGGATTGAAAATACCATCAGAACAATCTTGGGTCGTGTTCAAAATCACCCAAACTCTGGTAATGGTAATGattctgttgttgttttgaacAATTATGATTGGTGGAAAGAGTTTAGTTTATTGGATTTTCTGAAAAGGGTTGGTAAATATGCTAGAGTAGGTTCAATGATGGCTAAAGAGAGTGTTAGGAAGAGATTAGAATCTGAACATGGAATGAGTTATACAGAGTTTACTTATCAGTTATTGCAGGGTTAtgattttttgtatttgtttcaGAATGAGGGTGTTAATGTTCAAATTGGGGGTAGTGATCAATGGGGTAATATAACTGCTGGAACTGAGTTGATTAGGAAGATATTGCAGGTAGAAGGTGGTACCTATGGTTTGACATTTCCTCTTTTGTTGAAAAGTGATGGTACAAAATTCGGTAAATCAGAGGATGGTGCAATTTGGTTGGCTCCGTCCATGTTATCTCCATACAAGTTTTATCAGTATTTTTTCTCAGTTCCGGATGCTGATGTTGTTaggtttttgaaaattcttacTTTTTTGGATATTTATGAGATAGTTAAATTGGAAGAAGAGATGAAACGACCTGGATATATGCCGAATACTGCTCAGCGTAGGCTTGCTGAAGAAGTTACTCGATTTGTTCATGGAGAAGATGGTTTGAGCGAAGCTCTTAGGGCGACTGAAGCGTTGAGGCCGGGATCTGAGACAAAGTTGGACTGGAAAACTATTGAGGGGATTGCTGAGGATGTCCCGTCTTGTTCTTTAGCTTATGATGAAGTTTTGAATCAGTCATTGGTTGATCTTTCTGTTTCTTCTGGTTTGTTCGACAGCAAATCTGCTGCCCGCCGGTTGTTAAAGCAAGGAGGTGTTTACTTGAATAATAGCAGAGTAGATAGTGAAAATAAGAGGATTGAGGCAGCTGATATAGTGGATGGTAAAGTTCTCCTTTTATCTGCGGGAAAAAAGAATAAGGTGCTGGTACGAATAGCATGA